The following is a genomic window from Chloracidobacterium sp..
TATTGCTGCCCGACACGGAAGCCTTTTCGACGGCAACGGCGAGGTCGGCGTTCGGGTCGCGCGTCGGGTCAAAGCGTTCACGGATGAACTCTGCGGCTTTTGCCTTCGGGATACGTTTGCCCTTCGCTTCGAAGCAGCTTTTGATTGAGCATTCGCTGCGGAGCCGAGCAGCAGCAGGCACAGTACCGAAATAGTGAGTTTATTCATACACCTTTGCTTCCTCACGGAATGCATCGTTCAAAAGCTTCCAGACTCGCGTAATGTGCCGCTCCTCGACACGGATGCTGCCGACCGAAAGCCGTATCGCGAAGCGGCCGTTAAGCTTGGTATGGGAGAGAAATGCTCCGCCCGAGGAGTTCACTCGTTCCAGGATCTTCCCGGTCAACGTGTCCTGCTGCTCATTGGTAAGCCCTTCTTTGCGGGTACGAAAACAGACCAATGCGAACGGCACGTCGGCAGCGAGTTCCCAATCGCTGCTTGCCTCGACCTTATCTGCCAGAAGCCTCGCGAGCCGGCAATGCTCACGCAGGCGTGCCTGCATCCCTTCAACACCGAAGTAGCGTATCGCGAACCAAAGCTTGAGCGCACGGAACCGACGGCCGAGTTGGATGCCGTAGTCCATACCGTTCTTTACGTTCGACAGATCGTTCGTCCGCAGATATTCCGGCACAAGCGAAAAGGCGGTTTTCAGAGCTTCGAGATCCCTGCAATACAGAACCGAGAGGTCGAACGGCGTAAACAGCCACTTGTGCGGATTCATCACGATCGAATCTGCACGCTCCCAACCCTTAAAATGCCCGCTCATCTCCGGCAAGATCGCCGCCGAACCCGCGTACGCCGCATCGACGTGCATCCAAATGCCGTACCGCTCGCAGATATCAGCGACGCGTTCCACGGGATCGACGCTTGATGTCGAGGTCGTGCCGATGGTCGGTATTACGCAAATTGGCTGATAGCCGTCAGCGAGATCGTCCTCGATCGCCTCCGCAAGCTTTTGAGGGATCATCCGGAAGGCCTCATCGCTCTCGATCTTTCGAAGCGATCGTGTGCCGAGGCCGAGTGTAATGACGCCTTTGTCGATCGATGAGTGAACATGTTCACTCGCGTAAACACGCATCAGCGGCACGTCATCACGCCCCGAAAGGCCCAGTTCACGGCTGTTCGAACACGCGCGTTCGCGGGCAGCGGCTACCGCATGCATTGTCGAGACCGATGCGGTGTCATAAATGATCCCTTCAAACGTTTCCGGCAGATGCGTCATTTGCCGAAGCCAGTCGAGGACGAGATCTTCAAGCTCGGCAGACGCGGGAGCGGCCCTCCAGAGCATCGCTTTCATATCGAAGGCCGCTGCGAACATATCTGCAAATATGCCGACGCTGCTTGCCGATGTCGAAAAGAAGCCGTGAAAGTTAGGGTGATTCCAATGCGTTACTGCGGGCATTATCAGCGTATCAACGTCGTCCAGCACGTCGCTGAAGTCCTCGCCTTTGTCGGGCGGAGCGGCAGGGAGCGCGTCTTTCAAACGGCCGTATTCGTTTTGTGAAAGAACGGGAAACTCTTCGATATGCTCGAAATACTCGGCAAGCCGCTCAACGAGCCGGTGGCCGTAGCGGCGAAACTCATCGGCGGGCATATCGCCGAACGGTGCATTGTTTGATGTCATTGTTTGCACCGGTGTCGAATGGCAGTCCTCAAAATTAAATCTCACACTCGACAGGACGGTTATTCCAAGTATAATATTGCCAACGATAATCTCGCCAACGACAATACGTGAGAACTGCCTGCGGCAGCCGGCGGCAACACAAGAAAACGGAACTGAATGAAATGCTGAAAGCGGCCCATGCGGGATGCCGAAGCGGAAGAGAATATGACAACTGAGTCAGCCGCCGAAGAACAAACTCGAGAAGGATTCATACGCGGCCTCGGGTTGCTTGATTCTACGATGATCGTCGCAGGTTCGATGATCGGGTCGGGCATTTTCATCGTATCCGCCGACATCGCACGGCAGGTCGGCTCGCCCGGCTGGCTGCTCG
Proteins encoded in this region:
- a CDS encoding amino acid decarboxylase; translation: MTSNNAPFGDMPADEFRRYGHRLVERLAEYFEHIEEFPVLSQNEYGRLKDALPAAPPDKGEDFSDVLDDVDTLIMPAVTHWNHPNFHGFFSTSASSVGIFADMFAAAFDMKAMLWRAAPASAELEDLVLDWLRQMTHLPETFEGIIYDTASVSTMHAVAAARERACSNSRELGLSGRDDVPLMRVYASEHVHSSIDKGVITLGLGTRSLRKIESDEAFRMIPQKLAEAIEDDLADGYQPICVIPTIGTTSTSSVDPVERVADICERYGIWMHVDAAYAGSAAILPEMSGHFKGWERADSIVMNPHKWLFTPFDLSVLYCRDLEALKTAFSLVPEYLRTNDLSNVKNGMDYGIQLGRRFRALKLWFAIRYFGVEGMQARLREHCRLARLLADKVEASSDWELAADVPFALVCFRTRKEGLTNEQQDTLTGKILERVNSSGGAFLSHTKLNGRFAIRLSVGSIRVEERHITRVWKLLNDAFREEAKVYE